The proteins below are encoded in one region of Silene latifolia isolate original U9 population chromosome 2, ASM4854445v1, whole genome shotgun sequence:
- the LOC141641243 gene encoding uncharacterized protein LOC141641243 yields MGSYNNDILCDVVPIDACHVLLGRPWKYDRNMVHHGRSNEYELVNKGKKIIFKPMAPSEVRSMSAKHGKAASMTMFASEQEVDEAIVNGNQVYLMVVNETPSDGRLTSILEEFKDVFPEELPTGLPPIRGIEHQIDLLPGAPLPNKAAYRCNPMEIKELQRQIEELME; encoded by the coding sequence ATGGGTTCTTACAACAACGACATTTTATGCGACGTCGTGCCCATAGATGCATGCCATGTACTCTTAGGACGTCCTTGGAAATATGATCGAAATATGGTGCATCACGGTCGGAGCAACGAATACGAGTTGGTGAATAAGGGTAAAAAGATTATCTTTAAACCGATGGCGCCTAGTGAGGTGCGCTCCATGAGTGCCAAGCATGGAAAGGCCGCTAGCATGACCATGTTTGCTAGTGAGCAAGAAGTTGACGAGGCCATTGTCAATGGCAACCAAGTTTACTTGATGGTGGTCAATGAGACGCCTAGTGATGGACGATTGACCTCGATCTTAGAGGAATTCAAGGATGTTTTCCCCGAGGAACTACCCACTGGTTTACCACCTATTCGTGGAATTGAACACCAAATCGATCTACTGCCCGGAGCTCCCTTACCAAACAAAGCCGCCTATCGATGCAATCCAATGGAAATAAAGGAGTTGCAGCGACAGATCGAGGAGTTGATGGAATGA
- the LOC141641244 gene encoding uncharacterized protein LOC141641244 codes for MNYEDPNFFKSLQKALKNFQESNPKWQPRRERVIDEFKVSELPEFTGGTDPEVYLDWERQIDRIFEFNNLDDEQCCKYAILRLRCGASLWYESFKARRVRAGKEKITSWHVLKLKLRKRYVPATHRLTTYRKIDDLTQGRLSVLEYISEFENLALMGDLVEDEDLKMARFLRGLNRSIANAVELQNYTDFDTLCSMCLKVEAQGKAKVTPTYGESSRNWRNESDPRASTAGVVIEPKTTTTPSSFTKPPALRENSYTKIQCFKCQAFGYFQNACPNQRTIMLREVVDCRDELFEEEERTKDVFNLEG; via the coding sequence ATGAACTACGAAGATCCCAATTTTTTTAAGAGTCTTCAAAAGGCCTTGAAGAATTTTCAAGAATCCAATCCCAAATGGCAGCCTAGACGTGAACGAGTCATTGACGAGTTCAAAGTaagtgaactacccgagttcacAGGAGGCACGGATCCTGAGGTTTATCTCGATTGGGAGAGACAAATCGATCGGATTTTTGAATTTAATAATCTTGATGATGAGCAATGTTGCAAGTACGCCATTTTGAGATTGAGATGTGGGGCCTCGTTATGGTATGAAAGCTTTAAGGCCAGGCGAGTTCGGGCCGGAAAGGAAAAGATAACATCATGGCACGTGCTTAAACTCAAATTGCGTAAAAGATATGTCCCCGCAACACATAGGCTCACAACCTATCGTAAGATTGACGATCTTACCCAAGGAAGGCTAAGTGTCTTGGAGTACATCAGTGAATTTGAAAATCTAGCCTTGATGGGAGATTTGGTGGAAGATGAGGACTTAAAAATGGCGCGATTCCTACGTGGTCTAAACCGTAGCATCGCCAACGCCGTCGAGTTGCAGAACTACACGGATTTCGACACCTTGTGTAGTATGTGTCTCAAAGTGGAGGCGCAAGGGAAGGCAAAGGTGACACCCACCTATGGTGAGAGTAGTCGGAATTGGAGGAACGAGAGCGACCCAAGGGCAAGCACAGCGGGCGTTGTCATTGAGCCCAAAACAACTACCACCCCTAGTTCCTTTACTAAACCACCCGCCTTGAGAGAAAATAGCTACACAAAAATTCAGTGTTTCAAATGTCAAGCATTTGGGTATTTTCAAAATGCGTGCCCAAATCAGCGAACAATCATGCTAAGAGAAGTCGTGGATTGTCGTGACGAATTGTTTGAAGAAGAAGAGAGAACAAAAGACGTTTTCAACCTAGAAGGATAA